AAGGAGGGATTTCCCCCCCACTAACATATATATAAACCATATAGTTGAGACATAAAATATGTCAAGGTTATAATATTTATCTAAATTAAGAAAAGCAGAAACCCAAATAAAAGCCTTATGAAAATTTGTAAATGGTTGAACAAGGAATGAATGCAAAAGAACATAGAAACATGAATAGTTCTAGGAACTAGCAAATTTAtctcaaattcattttaataaaccCAGGAACAATAGAGGGAGGAGAGTTGCATCTAAGCAACACTGGGGTGAGATATTACAATTGTACATTAAATACTTGAGTCTGAACTTTCTGGAGGTGAAGTTAATGATTTGTGTTATTTAGCTTTCACTgaccaatttaaaaatgtttataagtgATCAAAAGATACACTTTTTTTCTACTTCAGAATCCTAGTAAATTCAGGAGACAAAGGGAATAAACTTAACCATACCTGTTATTATCCTAGAAAGAGAGCACTTCATTGTTTTTCATAATCTTCAACAGAGTAAAGTAGATGGAATACAATTAGAAATTCTTTCTCACTCTCATATATAATGTGCATATCTTGGGcaacccccctccccagtccTACCTCAATAACaaactgctttgaaaaacaaatgacaaggattaaaaaataagcatgagGCTTGAGATGAACATAGTTAGACATTTTCTCAACTGAATCATGGGCAACTGTATGCAAGATGGAGTTAGTTGCTGATGGCAGAGGGATGGAGAAACAATTTCAGGAGTAAATGATACAGTCCAGTGTTTCAAACTCTCAATCAATGTGCTTTGGATCCTGTAGAAAATCATCTGCTGGCCAAGACTTCAgttcataaaactgaaaaaaaaatatatatatatatatatattgctaaaGCAATGGCATTGACACTATGCAAAACTAGAATCTACTTGCACCTTGGCTAAAAGGTTCAAGGGTTTAGGATGAGGGGTCTTATATTTTGTTAGAAATCAAGTTATTAAAAGTCAAGAGAGCTCAATGAGATCTATTTTTCAGGAATGTGGTGAAATCTACTGAAAGTTGGACTTAAGAAATTCTCATTAGTAATGTAACACAGCAAATTATTGTTCCATCTTATCTTTTCattaaatttcacatttttgaAGTAAGCAGTTCTATAGTAAGAACCtacagtattatattttctgaataGTTCTGAGATACATAATAGCATTTATATTCAGTGTTTTTAGACAATATTTTCaaaagggaggaaggcagagatAACTGGAACTTGCTTCAGTTAATATCTTAAGTAAGGTGACTTAAAGTAATTTCAAATCATTTTCTCAGTGAGAAAAtactctaattcttttttctagAATTGACTAAATGTTGCATGccttgaattttttctttatcattcaaAATTTCctgtggttttaaaaattattagagcaatcaaaattttttcctaaaacaagCCACTTTTCTTCATTAGTGACCATTGCAGGTTTGACCTGTTTATTTATTCTGACACTAAGTGCTGAAAGCATAGGGAAATGGGACCCTTGGAACCACTCAGGCCACGCTACTAACCACTCAGCCTACTTTCAGTTAAGTTTTCAAAATTGTGCTAGTCTATTTCAAATGGTTCACCTGAATAATTCTGCATCATTTCTAATTAACAGTCCACCAATCACCCTAAATTCCTCCAGAGGATACTAAGCTACTGTAAGTATTCTCGGGTAATGTAAGGTCACCAACGTTGTTTTTGCATTCTTTTCACTTTAAAAGAACTTATATCTTTTATACAATTTGTTCCCTGTTGAAGCAAAAGAAACATTAAGCACAAACAGTTTGGAGACTTGGGCCTTAAGCTTTTTCTCCTATATTCCCCTTAGGTGACACCATCCTGAGCGCCCCTGTTTGAGTGGCAGTGACAGCAGGGGCACTGTGAGTCCCTGAtcctgaggcccagaggaggtCAGCTGAGGGGCTGTCAAGTATTATGGGCTTGGTGTCccatttctgaaagaaattagCCAACTCCGTTCTCGCACACCTGAGGCTTCCTGtactcccctccttcccccaacaGCTGGGGAAGCCGCAGGGCTTCCATTCCTGAGGGGGCTGAGAAGGCAGCTGATGGGAAGTGTCTGCCCTTCAGCCTGGCTCTGCTCGCCACCCACTCGCACCCCCATTCAGTTCCTCCAAAATGCGGCCCCACGGGGACCTCCCTGACTCTGCTCTCCACTCCCACCAAAAACCAAGATCTCAACCCCTCTCACATCCCTCCACCCAGGTGCACTTTCTCCCCGGACTCCAGGGCTCACCGGCCGCTTGACCCCATTTCATTAGAAACTTGCGGATCAGCCTTTGGGCCTCGCGTGCATTACTCAGATCCGGCTGCCTTCGCAGAGCTTCACCTGAGCACGGGTCCCGAGGGCTCAGGAGCTGGATGGGCAGTCAACTCTGGAATGGGGGACCTGAAAGCTTCCATCTGGCCGGGGAGTCCACAGTGCAGCTCCTGCAGCCACCAGGTGCACAGTCCGGTCCCCGGGGCTGGGAGGACGCCCCCTGGCGCCCCCGCCACCGCCTCTGGGGGCTCCCTGAGCAGGCGGGGGCAGAGCCTGTTCGCGGACCTTGACGTCCGGCCAAGGCCGGGTGATCCCTGGGGTCTGCCAGCTCGGCAGCTGCCCTGAGCCCTCTCAGTGTGGCGCTGCCCGGCGGCAAGGGGGTGGTGGAACGAAGCACGGTcaagacagaaaacaaagtcaGCAGGTCACCTGGCAGGTTCAGAGCGACTTATGCAACAAAAGTTGGGGAGTGTGTGATGTGCTCAGGGCCCACCCTACTCGCCCTCCAACCCCCAACatttcccaccaccaccaccaccaccaccttaaGCTCCTAGGAAGCCAGTTCCAGTTTAAGGGTTGGGGAGGGATAGATCCAGCAGCTCCTCTGATGTGGTTACAACTTTGTTGAACTCAAGAGCGATTCTCTCTTCCCATCTTTCTTTGAGTAATAGGAACATTACCTTGGGCAAAAAagaccctggggggtgggggtgaggagatGGTAGACTTGATCCAAATGCAACAGCAAGAATCACCCTATAACTTCCATTAGGTATAAGTAGTTGAGAATTATTATTCCAGAATATAAATAACTGAAACCTAAATTAAATCATGACACACATTCCTTCTCTTAGGACTTGAGGACTATACCTTCAAACAGAATTTAAAGAGTTAAAGCTGGCCATAGCTGCTTTTTCATGCTAACATTTGTGGCATTAGGACTATTTTGTTAACTAGGTATATGCAATTCACAGAATTTCACGGTAAATTCCCCAGACCAAATATTTGGctgaacaaataaacaacattATCCATTCCTGAAAATAAGCCAGTAGAAGGTGGTGGAAGGGAGGGCAGCGTGGTTGCTAGAAAGTGACCTGAGCCCAGTCAGGCAGCCACGGAGCTCAGAATTCGCCCTCAGATAATTTGTCCAAGTGCTAGAGATGTGCGAGTTCCTCTTCAGTGACATGGACATTTCAGGAAATCGGGTAAAACAAAAGGAGGCTGCCTGAGGGGAACCCATAATAGCCTTCCCCTAAGTGATTTATTCGACCCCCTTACCATTAATCAAAGGGGCAGCGACCTGGGGGGCTAGCAGAGGGGGAAGTAGCCCTCTTTGCAGGGAGTTGTGGAGAACTGTGGAGTCTTGCTGTCTTTGCCTGGGGCTCTGATCTCCTCTCTCCACCTGCACTCTCCAGGGAGCTGGGGCTTTGGCAACAGCTCCACTTCTCTTTTTATTGGTTTCCACTAAGCTGCTCCTTTCAGAGGATTGTAGAActtcagtaattaaaaacaaaaatgagtccTGCTTtatgcaccccacccccaagagcaCATGGAAGAGTGTGTGTACACGAATGCAGGGGGTGCACACTCAGCACCACCACAGCCACCATCCCTGCCACTCTCACCCACATCCTGACTGAGAATGAATGCCCCATGGCATCCAAAGTCACTCCTTTTCCCCAAACCTAGCCAAGcccatgcagaaaaaaaaacacacagagaaatgaGCCCACACGAGCTAAAATTCCAGGGTGTAATTTAGTTGCTGGTGGCAagtaagaaaaaagcaaaggtcTCTCCTCGGTCTCCTTAGCCCCTATATCCATGTCATTCCAGCAAGccatttctctgcctctctgcagCCCTTAACTGAGGGAGACTGCTCAAGCAcatctgaattttccttttttactttggCCAAAAACTGAGCTTTCTCCTTGAAGAAACCCTGGCTCAGAACATCACCTCCACCAGGTCTATCACTCTCTGCCCAGTtccagggaagcagggagggggtggCACAGAGATGCAAGGAGGGTTGGTGTTTGACTGGAGAGGTTCTATACAGTAGAAGGAATACTCTCAGGAGCCCACTGGGAAATTCAGACCCTTAAGGATTGGaccccactgccaccacctcGCCCCCCACCCAGCTCAATCTCTTGGAATGCTGAACTCAATGAAAGCCTTCATCTGGGAAATAGGAGACAAGGGGGAAAAGTTCTGAAACACTGGAGAATTCCACCATGTGATAAGATAGCGGTCACCAAAAGTAAGGCAATTTGTTTTATTGGATAGAACccacttctcaaaaaaaaaaaacaaaaaacaaaaagcaaaaaaccccacaaccctcctgtttaaaaaacacacgtacacacacacgtTAATATGTGAGTGTGCAAATTACCTTTGGTTTGAAAGTGCAACACGAGTGCCTGTAATAACTAGAGACAGTCCAGGGTATCTTAAAAGCAGAGGTGGGAACCATTGCCCTGGAGTTGAGACTCAGCCATCACACTTTGCTGGGACACACCCCTAACAGGTGAACAAAACCAGAGGGTGTATAAGAAGGCCCAAACTGACTCTTTAATCTGGCCTACTCCTTTCATCCCAGTTTCTCCAAGGCATGTGTCATCCAGATGGGAGAGGATGCTGCATCCTTGTCCTTGTTAACattaaatagaaatggaaaaacaattcATCCTGGCAATTACCATCCTCCACCATCAGTTTACTTCCTGTTCCTCCAACTTAACCACCTCCAGTTTCCACCCTCTGACTTCCATCATGCCCCCAGCCccacattaaagaaaaagatctcCTCCAACAGAGATggggcagaaggaagaaaggattaaagagaaaaggaacatagtttacctttaaaataatgactcattttattttttaatatgtagttataaatatattttgtcaaaATATATGATCAATATGGTCAAAACATTTGCACATAAAGTCATAAATAAGGTCAAGGTGaatgtttagggtttttttccttttttttttcttaaagataaaaGTCCAGCTATAAGGAAGCAGTCTGTGTAGTGTGTGGGTGAGTAgtggatggggtgtgtgtgtgtgtgtgtctgtctgtctgtccccacaGAAGGCCTGATTCAGCGGCAACCACATCCCTCTACTACCATCTCCTGATAATTTTTCAGTACCACCTTGTCATACTCATCCAGGTATAGCATGGAGATGGCGCTCAGTTCAGTGGGAACACAACAGGCTTTGGGGATACTGGAATTGACAGAGTTGACTAGGGTCTGAACGATGGCATGATTGGTTGAGTTGAGGTGGTCAGCCAGTGGAAAGGGGCAGTCCCCATGGCAGTAGAAGGCCTGGTAGCCTGGTGGAGCCACAATCCAGTCATTCCAGCCCACGTCACTGAAGTCCACATAGAGCGAGTGGCGCCGGCAGTTCTTATTCTTCTTCCGAGCCCTCTGTGGGTGATGCTTGGGGCTACGCTTGGTCCTCCGGCGTCGGGTCAAGGCATGTCCCCGGCCATCATGGCCAAAGGTGACCAGGAGGGGCCGGAGCTGGGCCCAGTCCCCACTCCCTTGAGGTAACGATCGGCTAATCCTGACATGCTGGCCCTGGTGGGTCCGTGTCTGATGGAGGTGGGTCACCTCAATGGCCAGCCCATAGTTTGGCTGCTTCTCCCGGGTCCAGCGAAGGACCGCAGGGCTCACATCAAAAGTTTCCCACCGTGTCACATTGTGGTGGACCAGTCTCGTGTCCAGTAGTCGTGTGATGAGGTGCCCAGGCACCACTTCTGGCGGGGGCTTCATAACCTCATAAATGTTTATACGATGGAAGCCCTGCTCCCAGTCAGGGCCCTGGTCCACCTGCTCCCGGAAAAGTCGAAGCTCTGCAGATGAGATCACCTCGTTCTCTGGGATGCTGCTGAGGTTAAAGAGGAAACGAAAAGCAGAGTTTTCGCTGGTCCCTGGGATGTTCTCCAGATGTTCTAGGCACAgttggggaggaaaaagaaaagagaaaagaaaaaaagcccatgAGCTTTTTGAGAGACTGAAAGTCAAGAAACAGCTAAGAGCTGGGTGATGAGTGGGGAACTCTGCTTA
The nucleotide sequence above comes from Phacochoerus africanus isolate WHEZ1 chromosome 2, ROS_Pafr_v1, whole genome shotgun sequence. Encoded proteins:
- the BMP4 gene encoding bone morphogenetic protein 4 isoform X1, whose product is MIPGNRMLMVVLLCQVLLGGASHASLIPETGKKKVAEIQGHAGGRRSGQSHELLRDFEATLLQMFGLRRRPQPSKSAVIPDYMRDLYRLQSGEEEEEEQTHSVGLEYPERPASRANTVRSFHHEEHLENIPGTSENSAFRFLFNLSSIPENEVISSAELRLFREQVDQGPDWEQGFHRINIYEVMKPPPEVVPGHLITRLLDTRLVHHNVTRWETFDVSPAVLRWTREKQPNYGLAIEVTHLHQTRTHQGQHVRISRSLPQGSGDWAQLRPLLVTFGHDGRGHALTRRRRTKRSPKHHPQRARKKNKNCRRHSLYVDFSDVGWNDWIVAPPGYQAFYCHGDCPFPLADHLNSTNHAIVQTLVNSVNSSIPKACCVPTELSAISMLYLDEYDKVVLKNYQEMVVEGCGCR
- the BMP4 gene encoding bone morphogenetic protein 4 isoform X2; this translates as MQEDRGGGREVKGVELCPEARSHSVVPSRATHCRSSSEPFQQVCSRLAVKNHGLLLYALFSVILLGGASHASLIPETGKKKVAEIQGHAGGRRSGQSHELLRDFEATLLQMFGLRRRPQPSKSAVIPDYMRDLYRLQSGEEEEEEQTHSVGLEYPERPASRANTVRSFHHEEHLENIPGTSENSAFRFLFNLSSIPENEVISSAELRLFREQVDQGPDWEQGFHRINIYEVMKPPPEVVPGHLITRLLDTRLVHHNVTRWETFDVSPAVLRWTREKQPNYGLAIEVTHLHQTRTHQGQHVRISRSLPQGSGDWAQLRPLLVTFGHDGRGHALTRRRRTKRSPKHHPQRARKKNKNCRRHSLYVDFSDVGWNDWIVAPPGYQAFYCHGDCPFPLADHLNSTNHAIVQTLVNSVNSSIPKACCVPTELSAISMLYLDEYDKVVLKNYQEMVVEGCGCR